The following are encoded together in the Janthinobacterium sp. Marseille genome:
- the folK gene encoding 2-amino-4-hydroxy-6-hydroxymethyldihydropteridine diphosphokinase codes for MTAVTAYIAIGSNLGDARDHVLYALRQLDQLASTRLLAQSSLFRTAPIDSSGDDYINAVASVSTSLSAEELLRALLALEQTRGRERPYFNAPRTLDLDLLLYGDAVINTDTLTVPHPRMTSRAFVLIPLLQIDPFVQIPGLGAAHQFAPAVADQAISKLA; via the coding sequence ATGACCGCAGTCACAGCCTACATAGCCATAGGCTCGAATCTCGGCGATGCCCGGGATCATGTCTTGTACGCCTTGCGTCAGCTGGATCAGCTCGCGTCCACTCGCCTGCTCGCGCAGTCCTCGCTGTTTCGTACCGCACCGATAGATTCCAGCGGCGACGATTACATCAATGCGGTTGCATCTGTCAGCACCAGCCTGTCAGCCGAAGAATTGCTGCGGGCTTTGCTGGCGCTGGAACAGACACGCGGCCGTGAACGCCCTTACTTCAACGCACCGCGCACGCTGGATCTTGACCTGCTGCTGTATGGTGACGCGGTAATCAACACCGACACACTGACCGTGCCGCATCCACGCATGACCAGCCGCGCCTTCGTATTAATTCCATTGCTGCAAATCGATCCCTTCGTGCAGATCCCGGGACTGGGGGCAGCACATCAATTTGCACCGGCGGTAGCGGATCAGGCCATTAGCAAGCTGGCCTGA
- a CDS encoding DMT family protein: MQIPVIVQTVGLLTLSNIFMTVAWYGHLKGLASKPWWIAALISWGIALFEYLLQVPANRIGYTQFSLAQLKIMQEAITLTVFVPFAIVFMDQPFKLDYVWAALCLVGAVYFIFRT; encoded by the coding sequence ATGCAAATACCTGTAATCGTCCAAACCGTCGGCTTGCTGACGCTGTCGAATATTTTCATGACAGTGGCCTGGTACGGCCATCTCAAAGGACTGGCATCCAAACCATGGTGGATCGCCGCATTGATCAGCTGGGGCATCGCCCTGTTCGAGTACCTGCTGCAAGTACCTGCCAATCGCATAGGCTATACCCAGTTCAGTCTGGCCCAACTGAAAATTATGCAAGAAGCGATTACACTCACGGTGTTCGTGCCATTTGCCATCGTCTTTATGGACCAGCCCTTCAAGCTGGATTATGTCTGGGCCGCACTCTGTTTGGTCGGAGCGGTTTATTTCATCTTCCGCACCTGA
- a CDS encoding deoxynucleoside kinase has product MDLDKYKYIVVEGAIGAGKTTLARKLAAQLGAQTLLELPEENPFLEKFYRDAARYALPTQMFFLLQRMNQLRDLAQPDLFDARIVSDFLLDKDPIFARLTLSDDELALYQQLYDHLRPQAPLPDLVIYLQAEPQTLIDRIKKRGIPMEAGISENYMHRLCESYSRIFYEYDTAPLLIVNTEHLNPIDNDEDFALLLTRIASMRGKREFFSRGE; this is encoded by the coding sequence ATGGATTTAGATAAATACAAATACATCGTCGTCGAAGGTGCCATCGGTGCCGGCAAGACCACGCTTGCACGCAAGCTCGCAGCGCAACTCGGTGCACAAACCTTGCTGGAACTGCCGGAAGAAAATCCCTTCCTCGAAAAGTTCTACCGCGATGCCGCGCGCTACGCCTTGCCGACACAAATGTTTTTCCTGCTGCAACGCATGAATCAGCTGCGCGATTTGGCGCAACCGGATTTATTTGATGCGCGCATCGTGTCCGACTTCCTGCTCGATAAAGACCCTATCTTTGCGCGCCTGACGCTGAGCGATGATGAACTCGCGCTCTACCAGCAACTGTATGATCACCTGCGCCCGCAAGCACCGTTGCCGGACCTCGTCATCTACCTGCAGGCTGAACCGCAAACCCTGATCGATCGCATCAAAAAGCGCGGCATCCCGATGGAAGCCGGCATTTCCGAAAACTATATGCACCGCCTGTGCGAAAGCTATAGCCGCATCTTTTACGAATACGACACGGCACCGCTGCTGATCGTCAACACCGAACATTTGAACCCGATTGATAATGATGAAGACTTTGCGTTGTTGTTGACACGCATTGCCAGCATGCGCGGAAAACGCGAATTTTTTAGCCGTGGAGAATAA